In the genome of Colwellia sp. PAMC 21821, the window AAAACGTCAAATTGAAAGCTTGATTAACATACATCATCAATTCGGTGCAGGCAATCTGCAAGCTAGAGCCAACGTCAAATTAACCAAACCATTAAATGAATTGGCGAACAGTTTTAATATGATGGCAAGTGCCATTAACGATACGGTTAATGAAAACCAGGTATTTGCCCAAGCAGTGCCTCATGAAATGCGCACACCTTTAAGTAGGATCCAACTAGCGGTCGGCCTATTAAGTCAAAACAATGAAAATAAACAACAAGTGGCACTATTAGACAATATCGATACTTATATTGAAGATATGAGTGTGCTAATAGATCAAGTTGTGTCTTTTTCTAAATTAAATACCTTAAAAGAATTTGATGAAGCTTCTTTATATCAAAATATTGCCTTGGGTGAATTTATTAAAGCAAGAATTGAAGCGGTAGAATGTACCCAAAAACTTAACGTGACTTGTGAGCTTAATGACACTCTGCATATTACAACGAACCCTGCTTATTTGAGGTTATTAGTTGATAATCTTTTAAAAAATGCCTGTATTCATGCGAAACAAAATATGATCGTAAGCTTGGATGAATCCAATGGTCATATTGAATTGAGTGTTGCAGATGATGGTGATGGCATCCCTGAAGAGTTTCTTGAAACCATATTTGTCCCATTTTATCGATTAGATGTAAGTCGAAGTCGTAAAACCGGCGGTTTAGGGTTAGGGCTAGCGATATCAAAAGCAGCTTGTACGCGTATGGATTGTAAAATAACCGTTGAGAACATCCCCACTGCAGGAGCTAAATTTACTTGCC includes:
- a CDS encoding HAMP domain-containing sensor histidine kinase, producing the protein MVKFTSLSIFTRLYLIIAIAMVFSGTVSVLIIEKIHVQGAIDDYVKFTDKIYADLLKEKKIDHNTSLQKLNKDVHKVEGYLISWKITLNKDTPCHDCEYVAHSGDVEVHKNNENQWFAVYKLPDVAAWLVIFENNIFNFESDDDSEEKNFFSELTFHDIEDMTQLMIVFFTIAMAIYWPVRAIKRQIESLINIHHQFGAGNLQARANVKLTKPLNELANSFNMMASAINDTVNENQVFAQAVPHEMRTPLSRIQLAVGLLSQNNENKQQVALLDNIDTYIEDMSVLIDQVVSFSKLNTLKEFDEASLYQNIALGEFIKARIEAVECTQKLNVTCELNDTLHITTNPAYLRLLVDNLLKNACIHAKQNMIVSLDESNGHIELSVADDGDGIPEEFLETIFVPFYRLDVSRSRKTGGLGLGLAISKAACTRMDCKITVENIPTAGAKFTCRFS